The sequence AGCGCAAGAAGAGCGGTGGCTGGATCTTGATTAGTTAGAATGGGGTCTAATCTGACAAATAAATTGGCTACCGCAAGACTATCCGTCATTTGGCCAGCGCCATGTCCAAACGTGTAGTTCGATGGCTTCGATTGCTCTATGAACAATGGATCATGTGATCCTTTTTGGAACAATCCTGGACCATTTTGAGTAATAAATTCCGGCATTTTATCGCCGAATAAATTGTGTATAGAATCGTAGGTAAAATCAAAGTTACCACCCAGCATGGAAAATAGATTGGCAACATTTATATTGGCATTCGTACCAATACCTAACAGTCCATCACCCCCAAACCCGGCGGCATTGATGGTTACCGCCTCAGCACCAGTATTGGGAAAAAGACGTGTAAATGCCGCGGCAAGATGTCCGCCCAACGAATGCCCTGTCACCTCCGTCAATTGTCCAGAAAATCCGTCAGGTTTGCTTCCAAAAGCGCGCTCGTCTGTAAACAAAATTCTTGAGTCTTTGAACTCTATTGTTCTAATAATATGATTGGGTAAGTCGATCACAATGTCGGAACGCGACCGCCAAGAAGCTATCAGTTGTTCCGGAGTAAGCTCAGTCGGCATAGGAACGATTAAAGGATTGGCATTATAGGCAGCCCATGCGAAAACCGAACTTTGTAGCTCTGTTGTCAACGTTGTATTTGATGTTAACTCCGCAGCTTGATAACTCTGACCTGCGATACTATTTAGGCGCTGCCAGTCATTATACAGATCAACAAGTTGGTCTAATGCCAGACCATCTTGCACAATATCGCCAAGATCAGCACCAAGTAAATCTGAATTACCCGCCGTACCCCTTATCGCGTAAAAAAATTGATCCGCCTGATAGCCGCTTACAGGATCATCGTCGATGCGTTGAAATAAGGTTGCTGAAAATCCGGAGTCAGTGTCGGGTTGGTGGGATACGACTTTCCAATGAAGGGCAAATTCGTCTGCTTGACTAATAGAAAATGCCATGTCATTAAAGCTTGCGTTTTTCAATTCGTCTTTTAAATTAACATTAAGGGCTATAAAGTTTGCGTAACTGGCCTCGGCTAATTGAGCTAATTCAAAGACTTTAGCAACGTTTGTCATTTGTTTTGTCCCCATTCCCAAAATTGATATGAAAATTTATTGAATTCATCATTTGGCGGATTTCCTTCATCGACACAGTTTCTATTACCCCAACCTAAAACTAATGATTGCCTTAAATTATCTGGTGTTCCACCTAATCCAAAAATTCCGCCACTTTTACCACGCCAAAAATTTATGTATTGGGCAATAAGCTTGTTATCTTTTGCATCAATAAGTTTTTTTTCTGTTTTGCCAATTGCGTGGGCAAAGTTTTTGTTTTGCTTTACATCTGTGTAAAAACGTTGATTTAGCCAATTGTGACTATCAGAAGTTGAACGCAAGCTTTCCTTCAACGTTTCAACCTCACCTGGATTTTCAGCCTTCCACTGTTCGGGAGTTTTATATATCCAAAACCCAGCTTGGGTATCACAGTAATATTTGTGCATAATCAGTGTTGGAATTAGATCCCAAAACAAAAGGTTATACATTACAAATACCGCTAGACAAGCCCATAGCCAAGGTCTACGCTGTTTTCGACTTGCCCAGATGGCAGTTATGGTAACTACGGCAACTGATATCAGCAGATAAATAGCCAAAAAAATGAATATAACTATTAACAACATAGGGAAACGCCCAAATCAGTGTTACCCGCATCGCTATGAATCCTGTAAACAACTTGCCCAGTTTGGTAACAACTGACAAGGTCTTTACATTTGCGTTTGAATAATTTTGTAGAGAACCCGGTAGTTATACCAGATCGGTGGGATACGCCATTCCAACGCAATACGGAGCAGCGAATAAGGTGATAATTGTCTTCGTCGCCACCGTCAGATAAGAAGTGGCCATAATCGCCGTTCGCCGTCGAGAGACCGAAATTATGGAGGTCGGACAGTACATTAAAATCAGGGTCGGTATCGTTCTTATGACTGTCCCGGTCGTCGTCGACGCTGGCGAAAATGGCGTCGAACCGACCCGACCCCAATAAATCGGGATTGTTATGCGACAATAATTTCGTCCATTTATTGAGTAAAATATCGGAATAATGATATTGTCCGTTAGCTAGTTGTTCTGAGGTTAAATCGTTATCTTGTTTCCATAGCAAAGCGAATTCGATATTTTTCAAACTAGCCGTTTGCAATAAAATGTTGGAAGCAACATCTATAGACTTTAACGCAAAAGGTGTTGGGTAGATCAAGCTTAAATATGCTCCAGAGTAAGATCGCGCTTCATTATCTGGAGATGCCGACCCATCAATGCTGACTTTGCAGATTAAGCCTTTAAATGCAGTTTTGTATTGAATGGCGACAATGTTGCCGAATAAGGCTTCGTTTAAATCAGCGTAACTTGCTTCAGCCAAGGCGGCCATGTCTGCCATAAATTTTAAATTAGCAATCATTTGTTATCTCCCTTGACGATATCAATCAAGCTTTTTAATAAATTTTGAACACCTTTATTTGCATTTTTGTTACATGATGCATTTCCGATATTAAGCCAGAACTTATAGTTTCCGGCATGAAAGCTCCCACCTCTTTGAAAATTTATGCTGTTAGCTAATATTTGTCCTGTTTTGGCTTCTACCAGTCTCCGTTCAATCTTGGTGACTGTGCCAATAAAACTTACATTTACAGGTTGAACAGAATCCATATATATCCATTGGCTATACCAATACCTGTTAATTGCGTTATGAAAGCTTTTATCAGGTTGATAATTTTCGTTAAGTTTTTCCAATTTTACTTTAGAAGAATCCCCCCAATCCTGGCCCAGGACCTCAGGATGCTCTTTTACCCACTGCCCCGGTGTTTTATAAACCCAAAAACCGCCTTCAGTTTCGCAAAGATGTTTATGAATTAAGATCACCGGTATCCAATCCCAAAACACCAGGTTATACATGATTAACGCCGCAACTATTCCGCCTAACCAGCCGCGCTGATATTTGTCTTTCGCAAATAGGTAACTCTTACGAATCACCCAAATGGAAATAGGTAAATAAATTAAAAACAAAAAAATAAAATAGAGCAGCGCAATCATGTTTCGTATCTCCTGAAAACAATCCGGATATTCAATAAATAGTCACCTGATAAACAGCGATAGCTATTCCTTTGAATCAATTGCAATAGATTAGCCGATGGTGTTCTTCGCTCTTTGCTGCTGCAGGAATGAACAGGAATCGGGCTCGTACTTATTAATGAGCAAATGGCCTCATCTCAATTTAAGTACAAACGGCCTAAATCAGTCGCCATAAACAGTGTAACGATTTATTATTGTCGATAAGCAGATATAGCAGAAAAGACACCGTTTATCCGAATTTGCGAATAAGGCTATTTGCTGCCGGTCGAAGAATTTGAAAAACAGTTATAAAGTAACTGCTCCAAGCGGATGGGATTGTGATCGAGTCACCATTATCGGCAAACTCAGGCTGATGATTTTTGATATCTTGAGGATGGATGTTTTTGACGTAGGGTGCGGCTTTTCCGGATTATGGATAGCTTCATCCCGACTGTATTACGATTTTTAGCTAAGCTGACTTTAACGTCCTTGTTTCCAATGCGTTGGCATTATTCCGCATCCTGATGCCGGATATTTTTACCTTCCATCATAAAAATAAGATATTCGGCGATGCTGCGAGCATGATCGCCGCAGCGTTCCAGCGATTTCATGATTTGGAAAATATTGAGTGAGCGGCTGATGATACGGGGATCTTCAATAACAAAAGTCAACTGGCGTCTGATGCCTGCCTGATACTCATCGCCATAGTCCCAATATTCATTCACCAGGGTGTAGGCGCCTTTGACATCACAGGTATCGAAAGACCGGATGGCTTGCTCCAGCATTTCTGAAACCATTTGCCCCATCTTCATAATATCTCTGAGCAACTGAAGATTCGGGTCAGCGCTTTTGCTGTCAAACAAGGTCAGAATCAATTTGGCAATCTTGACGACTTCATCACCGATTAATTCCAGATCGACCACTATTTTTGAAACCGACATCACCATCCGCAGATCATTAGCCACCGGCGAACGTTTAGCCAAAATAGTAAGCGCCGCTTCATTGATTTTGTTCTCATGACAGTTAACTTCCCTATCGCGCAAAATAATCTTTTCAGCCAACTTGATATCGCGCTCATCCAGCGCCTTCATCGAATGATCCAGTTGAGTGATGACTAATCCGGACATTTCAAGAACCAGATAATGCAGCTGGTTCAATTCGCCGTCAAAGATGCGTGAGGTATGTTCTTTTGTCGCCATAATCATTTGAAGTGGGCAATCAGTAAAGTAAAAAAATTGGCGGGCAATTTCATCAAATCCAGAAAACCTTAACCAAAGCGTCCGGTAATGTAATCTTCAGTCAACGGATGCACCGGATTGGTGAATACCTGGTTGGTATCGCCCACTTCAATCAGATGTCCCATATGAAAATAGGCCGTTCGCTGGGAAACCCGCGCTGCTTGTTGCATGGAGTGAGTAACGATAACGATCGTGAAGCGTTCTTTAAGTTCGGCAATCAGTTGCTCGATTTTTGCGGTGGCGATGGGATCCAAGGCGGAACAAGGCTCATCCATCAGAATCACTTCCGGATTGACCGCAATTGTGCGGGCAATGCACAAACGCTGTTGCTGACCACCCGATAAACCGGTTCCCGGCTCATCAAGACGGTCTTTTACTTCTTCCCATAACCCGGCTTTAATCAGGGAATTTTGAACAATTTCATCCAGTTCGGTTTTATTCACGGCCAGACCATGAATACGCGGACCATAGGCCACATTGTCGTAAATCGATTTGGGGAATGGATTGGGTTTTTGAAATACCATACCGACTTGGGCGCGCAGCGGAACCACGTCCATATCGCGGTGGTAGATATCCTTATCATCGATTTTAATTTCGCCTTCCACTTTACAACTGGGAATGGTGTCATTCATACGGTTCAGCGTGCGTAAAAAGGTCGATTTTCCGCAGCCGGATGGGCCGATAAACGAAATCACTTCGTTATTGCCGATATCCAGTGACAAATCATTGATGGCTTGTTTTTCTCCATAAAATACATTGACATTTCTACAAGAAATACGGGTATCGGATGAAGTAATGGCGCCTACTGTCTCACGGGATTCGCGGTCTATTTTTTTCATGCCCAGCACATTCGATAAGGTTTGTCTTTTCATGGAGTGACTCGGTACGGATTCTCTAATATAGCTCATGGGTTTACCCTCTTTACCAGCGTCTTTCATAGCGTCTGCGTAGATAAACTGCCAGTCCGTTCATGGAAATAAGGAAAAACAGCAATACCATGATTGCTGCGGAAGTGCGTTCGACAAAAGCTCTTTCAGGACTGTCCGCCCACAGATAAATTTGCACGGGCAAGACGGTCGATGGCTGGGTAAAGCTGGTCGGCACATCAACGATAAACGCCACCATCCCTATCATCAACAAAGGTGCAGTTTCTCCCAACGCTCTGGCCATACCGATGATCGACCCTGTCATCATGCCTGGCATCGCAAGCGGCAGCACATGATGTGTTATGGTTTGCAGTTTGGATGCCCCCATTCCCAAAGCGGCCTCCCGAATCGAGGGAGGCACCGACTTTAATGAAGCTCGACCGGCAATGATAATAGTGGGCAAAGTCATCAACGTCAGCACCAGACAGCCGATAACGGGCGTACTGCGCGGTAATCCGAAAAAGTTGATGAACATGGCCAGCCCCAATAAACCGAAGACAATCGAAGGCACGGCTGCCAGATTGTTGATATTCACTTCGATAAAATCGGTAAATTTGTTGATGGGCGCGAACTCCTCCATATACACGGCGGTCGCTACGCCAATCGGAAATGACAGCAAAAACGTACCGACCAGCGTCATCAAGGAACCCATCAAGGCACCGCGTATGCCCGCCATTTCCGGCTCTCTGGAATCACCGGCAATAAAGAACAAGGCGTTAAAGTGTTTTTCGATACGCGCTTCCTGGCTCAGACTGTCGATCCATGCCAGTTGCTTGTCGTTGACCCGACGATTGGCCTGTACCTGTTCACGGTCGATATGGCCTTTCATCAGCATATCGATATCGTCATCCGCGGGTAACCACACAGGGACGGTTTTACCCAATAAAGACTTATCGGCTATCACCATTTCCCTCAACAAAAAGCCCGCTCCGCTGCTGACCATGGCATAAAGATCGCGCTTGTCGCGGCGTTCCATTACTTCAGGAAAAGCCGTCGACAACGACTTTTTGATCAAGCCGTTATAGTCGGCCTTGGCCAGGCTATCATCCCCGCCATGCTCAGGATCCAGCCATTCCGCATCAAAATAGATATCCAGTTGGACTTGCGTTTGCACAAATGCGGTATAGCCTTTGCCGATAATACTGATAAACAACACCAGTAAGAACATCAAGCCCAGCATAATGCCGGTTAAGCCATAGGCTTTGAACCTACGCTCGGCGGACCGTCGTTTAGCCAGACTTTTTTGCACAATATCAAAAGTAGACGACTTATTATCAGCCCCCAAATCCGCTGAAGTGGCTAGATTATTCATATTGTTCCCGGTATTTTCTAACGATATACAAAGCTAAGACGTTCAGCATCAGTGTGACGACAAACAACACCAATCCCAAGGCAAACGCCGCCAAAGTCTTAGGGCTGTCAAATTCTTGATCGCCGACTAACAATGTCACTATTTGCACGGTTACTGTTGTCACCGCTTCGAAAGGATTAAAGGTCAGATTGGCCGAGAGTCCTGCCGCCATGACTAAAATCATCGTTTCACCGATAGCTCTTGAAACCGCCAACAAAATACTGCCGACGATGCCGGGCAAAGCGGCGGGAAAAATAATCTGCTTGATGGTTTCGGCCTGGGTGGCGCCCAAGGCATAGGCTCCGTCCCGCAAGGATTGCGGCACCGCATTTATGACATCATCCGACAATGATGAAACGAACGGAATAATCATCACCCCCATCACCAGGCCGGCCGCTAATGCACTTTCCGAAGATACTGACAACCCCATTGATTCGCCGGTTTCACGTATAAACGGAGCGACTGTCAACGCCGCGAAGAAACCGTAAACCACGGTGGGAATACCGGCCAGAATTTCCAGCGTAGGTTTGGCTGATGCACGAAACGTGGGTCCTGCGAACTCCGATAAATAGATGGCAGACATCAAGCCAATCGGCACCGCAACCAGCATCGCAATAAACGACACCAGCAATGTGCCGGTAAACAGCGGAATCGCGCCAAAAGCGCCCGAGGATCCCACTTGATCAGAACGCATGGCCGTCTGCGGGCTCCACTCCAGACCGAATAAAAAATCAAAGACGGGCACCGATTGAAAAAATAGGAACGATTCATAAGCCACGGAACTGACAATTCCTACGGTGGTAAATATCGCGATCGTAGAGCAGATAACCATGCCGCCCGTAACGGCTTTTTCAACCGCATTGCGGGCCCGGTAATGTTGATGAATACGCTGGCAGGAAATCCACATGCAGGCCAGTGACAAACCCATTGCGACAAATACCAACAACCAGTGGCTTAATGACTGTAAAGATTGATAATGCCCGGCCGCATCCAGTATGACCGAATCGGTTTGGGTTGCCAGCGTTGAACCGTTAACGACATTGCGTACATCATTGAGGACCAGATTCAAACGCTCCGGCGGAAGATTGATCATTTCTTCAGGCAGTTGTGCCGTTACCGCATGAGTTATCCATGCAGGCTCAGCGATCAGCCAGATCAACGTGACCAACAGCGCAGGAATAACGCTCCATAAGCTTACGTAAAAACCATAGAATCCGGGCAATGAATGCAGAATCTTTACTTTGCCTTCCACACAGGCTACTGCGCGCCTTTTTCCTGCATAGAAACCGGCATAGGCCAGTATCAACAATATGATCAGAAGAATCGATGGAGACATAAGCTGTGTATCCTGGGTAAAAATACGGGGGCTCTGCCTAAGCATTCCCCCGCCGCGTGTGCCTGCTTAACTATGCGAGTCATCACAGGCCCAAACTCTATCTTGGTTTGTCTGAATTAGAGTTTGAGTAATTTCAGATTTTTAACATCATCGGCAAATTGCTTACGTTCGGCATCAGGCATCGCGATCAAGCCTTTGTCAGTCAAATAGCCCTCATTACCCCAGGCCTTTTCGCTGGTAAACTCTTCCAGAAATTCCTTGATACCGGGAATGACTTCCACATGGGCTTTTTTTACATAGAAAAACAGGGGGCGCGAAATAGGGTACTGACCTGACGCAATTGCATCGTATTCGGGCAATTCACCCTGAATTTTCAGACCGACCACTTTATCGGCATTCTGGTCCAGAAAACTGAAGCCGAAAATACCGATTGCTTTAGGATTGGCTTCCAGTTTTTGCACGATCAGATTGTCGTTCTCGCCGGCTTCGATATAACCGCCGTCTTCACGAATCGCGTGACAGATTTCTTTGTAGGCATTTTCATCTTTATCTTTCAACGCCTTGATCCAGGGAAATTCCTTGCATCCACCTTCCATGGCCAATTCCAGAAACGCATCACGGGTTCCGGAAGTCGGAGGCGGTCCCAAGACTTCTATTTTGGTTGCCGGTAATAACGGGTTGATTTCAACCCAGTTGTTGTAGGGGTTATTGACTAATTGATTACCGCCTTTTGGATCAGGCACTTTTTTAGCCAGTGCCAGAAACAACTCTTTCAATGACAATTCAAACGACTTACCAGTAGTGGCTTGGGCAATAGCGATGCCGTCATAACCGACTTTGACTTCAACTATGTCCTTAACCCCGTTTTTTTGACAGGTTTCAAATTCGGAAGCTTTGATGGCGCGCGATGCATTGGTGATATCGGGATACTGAACACCCACACCACTACAAAATAATTTAAATCCACCGCCTGTCCCGGTTGATTCAACCTTAGGCGATTTAAATTTGCTGGACTTTCCGAACTGCTCCGCAACGACTGTCGAAAAGGGATAAACAGTCGAAGAGCCTACAATATTGATGTAGTCACGTGAACTTTGAGCCATTACTGCACTGCTCAGCATCAGGGGCAAAACGACGACAACAGATTTCAACTTTATATTCATATATCCTCTGATTGTGTATGACCCGTCAGAACTGAACTGACGAAATCAGTATTTGGGTAAGTGTTGCTCACGCTCGTGAGCTGCAGCCCGAAATTTATATTCAACGCGGGCATCATAAAACCCTAATATGACAAAAAGATGACAATGCTGATTTATCACCAGGCAATGGAAGAAATAAGCTACGGTAATGAGTGCATTGAATAATGACAGGCCTACCGAAAGAGCACGCTATCGAATGAATCAGGAAGTTTTTGCGTTTTGGGAAAATGGCACAGGTGAGTTGAAACCGGTCGGCTGACTAGCCGTCCTGCCGACAAGCATTACTCACGCTAAATATACCTTTCGCACTTCAAATTTCGGCAGTGCCTAAGGAGGCAACGGGTTGTTCGGCAAAGGCTTTGCGAGTATGGATGCTGGCATAGAGCCTACTTGGATGTATTTACGGCGTCCTTTGACGGGCACCCCGGTGCCGAATTTCGATCTACGATGATGATATGGATATGATCAAAGACCGCCCTCCCTGGCAATTTAATTTCGGTCGTACATGGGAGATAAGCTATTTCTTAAATAAACAAGTGGACTTTAGCCTTCACTTTTCATCAGGCTAAGTAAATCATCGGCTGACATTTTTCCGCTGATGTCGGCGCCATCCAGCAAGCTGTCTGCCAGATCTCGTTTATGGCTATGCAATGCGACGATTTTTTCTTCAATCGTTTGCTTGGCTATCATCCTATAAATCGTAACGGGGCGTTGCTGACCCATGCGATGAGCGCGGTCCGATGCCTGATCTTCCACAGCGGGATTCCACCAGGGATCCATATGAATCACATAATCGGCTGCTGTCAGATTAAGACCGACACCACCGGCTTTCAAGCTGATCAAAAACAACTCGCCTTCACCGCGCTGAAACGCATCGACACGTTTTTGGCGTTCCTTGGCCGGCGTACTGCCGTCCAGATATTGATACTTGATGTCGCGATCTTCTACATACTCTTTAATCAAGTGCAAATGATCGACAAACTGACTGAAAACCAGCGCCTTATGTTTGTTGTCCAGCAGTTCATCGACGATTCCACCAAAAGCCGCGAGTTTACTACTGGGCAGACTGATATCGGGATTGGCCAGGCGCGTGTTGCAGCAACTGCGGCGCAGCTTGGAAATGGCCGCCAGAATTTGCAAATGCTTTTGGCCGGGCGGTTGGCCTTCAGTATTGACCAATGTCGCCAGACTGTCGCGGCGCAAGGCTTCGTAAAACGCCATTTCTTCGCTGCTCATTTCCACATAGATTGGAATTTCAGTACGCGGCGGCAGTTCCTGTAAAACCTGGGTTTTAGTACGGCGCAAAATAAAAGGCTGGATCAACTTTTTTAATTGCTGTCTGGCTTGTGTGTTGCGGTCACGCTCAATGGGTCCGGCAAAGCGCTGATTGAATTGTTCCATCGACCCCAGCAAACCGGGATTGATGAATCGAAACAGGTTCCAGAGTTCACCCAAGTGATTTTCCAGCGGCGTGCCGGTCATGATCAATTTGAAATCGCCTTGTAGACTCATCGCCCCCTGCGAACGGCGAGTTGCGGTGTTTTTGATCGCTTGCGCTTCATCGAGGATCAGGGTTTGAAAGCGGATTTTTGCCAGCATGTCGGCCACTTGTTCTTGTTGCAGCATGCCGTAACTGCAAATCAGCAAATCGTAAGACCCCAGATCATCCAG comes from Methylicorpusculum oleiharenae and encodes:
- the phoU gene encoding phosphate signaling complex protein PhoU, whose amino-acid sequence is MATKEHTSRIFDGELNQLHYLVLEMSGLVITQLDHSMKALDERDIKLAEKIILRDREVNCHENKINEAALTILAKRSPVANDLRMVMSVSKIVVDLELIGDEVVKIAKLILTLFDSKSADPNLQLLRDIMKMGQMVSEMLEQAIRSFDTCDVKGAYTLVNEYWDYGDEYQAGIRRQLTFVIEDPRIISRSLNIFQIMKSLERCGDHARSIAEYLIFMMEGKNIRHQDAE
- the pstB gene encoding phosphate ABC transporter ATP-binding protein PstB, giving the protein MKKIDRESRETVGAITSSDTRISCRNVNVFYGEKQAINDLSLDIGNNEVISFIGPSGCGKSTFLRTLNRMNDTIPSCKVEGEIKIDDKDIYHRDMDVVPLRAQVGMVFQKPNPFPKSIYDNVAYGPRIHGLAVNKTELDEIVQNSLIKAGLWEEVKDRLDEPGTGLSGGQQQRLCIARTIAVNPEVILMDEPCSALDPIATAKIEQLIAELKERFTIVIVTHSMQQAARVSQRTAYFHMGHLIEVGDTNQVFTNPVHPLTEDYITGRFG
- the pstA gene encoding phosphate ABC transporter permease PstA produces the protein MNNLATSADLGADNKSSTFDIVQKSLAKRRSAERRFKAYGLTGIMLGLMFLLVLFISIIGKGYTAFVQTQVQLDIYFDAEWLDPEHGGDDSLAKADYNGLIKKSLSTAFPEVMERRDKRDLYAMVSSGAGFLLREMVIADKSLLGKTVPVWLPADDDIDMLMKGHIDREQVQANRRVNDKQLAWIDSLSQEARIEKHFNALFFIAGDSREPEMAGIRGALMGSLMTLVGTFLLSFPIGVATAVYMEEFAPINKFTDFIEVNINNLAAVPSIVFGLLGLAMFINFFGLPRSTPVIGCLVLTLMTLPTIIIAGRASLKSVPPSIREAALGMGASKLQTITHHVLPLAMPGMMTGSIIGMARALGETAPLLMIGMVAFIVDVPTSFTQPSTVLPVQIYLWADSPERAFVERTSAAIMVLLFFLISMNGLAVYLRRRYERRW
- the pstC gene encoding phosphate ABC transporter permease subunit PstC translates to MSPSILLIILLILAYAGFYAGKRRAVACVEGKVKILHSLPGFYGFYVSLWSVIPALLVTLIWLIAEPAWITHAVTAQLPEEMINLPPERLNLVLNDVRNVVNGSTLATQTDSVILDAAGHYQSLQSLSHWLLVFVAMGLSLACMWISCQRIHQHYRARNAVEKAVTGGMVICSTIAIFTTVGIVSSVAYESFLFFQSVPVFDFLFGLEWSPQTAMRSDQVGSSGAFGAIPLFTGTLLVSFIAMLVAVPIGLMSAIYLSEFAGPTFRASAKPTLEILAGIPTVVYGFFAALTVAPFIRETGESMGLSVSSESALAAGLVMGVMIIPFVSSLSDDVINAVPQSLRDGAYALGATQAETIKQIIFPAALPGIVGSILLAVSRAIGETMILVMAAGLSANLTFNPFEAVTTVTVQIVTLLVGDQEFDSPKTLAAFALGLVLFVVTLMLNVLALYIVRKYREQYE
- a CDS encoding PstS family phosphate ABC transporter substrate-binding protein, with the protein product MNIKLKSVVVVLPLMLSSAVMAQSSRDYINIVGSSTVYPFSTVVAEQFGKSSKFKSPKVESTGTGGGFKLFCSGVGVQYPDITNASRAIKASEFETCQKNGVKDIVEVKVGYDGIAIAQATTGKSFELSLKELFLALAKKVPDPKGGNQLVNNPYNNWVEINPLLPATKIEVLGPPPTSGTRDAFLELAMEGGCKEFPWIKALKDKDENAYKEICHAIREDGGYIEAGENDNLIVQKLEANPKAIGIFGFSFLDQNADKVVGLKIQGELPEYDAIASGQYPISRPLFFYVKKAHVEVIPGIKEFLEEFTSEKAWGNEGYLTDKGLIAMPDAERKQFADDVKNLKLLKL